CGCCGTCAACGTCGTCTTCCCGTGGTCCACGTGACCGATCGTCCCCACGTTCACGTGCGGCTTCGTACGCTCGAACTTGTCCTTGCCCATCTCCCGTCTCCTTACATGCGCCCGACCCGCCCGTCTCTACGGACCGGCCCGTCTCCCTTCACGCCTTCTTCGTCCAGTCGAGCAGCTGCTCCTCCTTCTGCTTGGGGACCTTCTCGAAGCAGGAGGGCTCCATCGAGTACGAGGCGCGCCCGCGCGTCACGGAGCGGATCGCCGTGGCGTAGCCGAACATCTCCGCCAGCGGCACAAAGGCACGCACGATGTGCGCCTCGGGACGCGACTCCATCTCGTGGATCTTGCCGCGGCGGGCGTTCAGGTCCCCGATCACGTCGCCGAGGAACTCGGCGGGGGTCGTCACCTCGACATCCATGATCGGCTCGAGCAGCACCGGGGCCCCGCGGCGCAGCGCGTCCTTCAGCGCCATCGCCCCCGCGATCTTGAACGCCATGTCGGACGAATCCACCTCGTGGTAGGAACCGTCCTTGATGACGACCTTCAGGTCCACCATCGAGTAGCCGCCGAGGGGCCCCGAGGTGCACGACTCCATGATCCCCTCGGTCGCCGCACGGACGTACTCCCGCGGCACGGCGCCGCCCTTGATCTCGCTCTCGACGACGACCCCGGTCCCCTTCCCGCCCGGGCCCGCCTCGAGGATGATATGCCCGTACTGGCCGTGTCCCCCGGTCTGCCGGACGAACCTGCCCTCGCCGGCGCACGCCTTCGTGATCGTCTCCCGGTAGGCGACCTCCGGCTTCCCGACCTTCGCCTCCACCTTGAATTCGCGGAGCATCCGATCCTTGATGATGTCCAGGTGCAGCTCCCCCATCCCGGAGATGATGAGCTGCCCGGTCTCCTCGTTCGTCTTCGTCCTGAACGTCGGGTCCTCCTCGGCGAGGCGCCGGAGCGACTCCCCGAGCTTCTCCCGGTCCGCCTTGGTGCGCGGCTCGATCGCCATCGAGATCACCGGCTCCGGGAAGTGCATCGACTCGAGCACGATCGGGTGGCGCTCGTCGCAGAGCGTCTGCCCGGTGACGGTCCGCCCGAGCCCCACCGCCGCGATGATCTCCCCCGCGGAGGCCTCGTCGACCTCCTCGCGGCGGTTGGCGTGCATCAGGAGGAGACGCCCGACCCGTTCTCGCTTCATCACGGCGGCGTTCCAGGCCTGCGCCCCCCTCCGCAGCACGCCGGAGTAGATCCGGAGGTAGACGAGCTTGCCGACGAAGCCGTCCGAGACCACCTTGAAGGCGAGCGCGCAGAGCGGCCCCGCGGGGTCGGCGTGCCGCACCGCCGGCTCGTTGTTCTTGGGGTTCACCCCCTCCACCGGGCGGGCGTCGAGCGGCGACGGCAGGTAATCCACCACGGCGTCCAGGAGCTGCTGCACCCCCTTGCTCTTCAGCGCCGTGCCGCAGAGGACCGGGACGATCCGGTTGCGGAGCACCGTGCGCCGGAGCGCCGCCCGCACCTCGTCCTCCGGGAATCCCTTGCCGGCGAGATAGATCTCGAAGAACCGCTCGTCCTCGCTCGCGATCGTTTCGAGCATCCGGTCGCGGGCCTTCTGCGCCCGCTCGAGGAGCGGCTCCGGGATCGCCTCCTCGCGGAACGACAGATCCTCCCCGTCGGGGAAGATGTACGCCCGCATCCGCACGAGGTCCACGACCCCCCTGAACTCCGCCTCGTGCCCCACCGGCATCTGCACCGGCACCGCGTTGGCCGCGAGGCGCTCGCGCATCCGCGCCACCGCCCAATCGAAGTTGGATCCGACCCGGTCCAGCTTGTTCACGAAGGCCAGGCGCGGAACGCCGTAGCGGTTTGCCTGCCGCCAGACCGTCTCGGACTGGGGCTCGACCCCCTCCACGCCGCAGAAGACCGCGATCGCGCCGTCGAGCACCCGCAGGCTCCGCTCGACCTCGACGGTGAAGTCGACGTGCCCGGGCGTGTCGATGACGTTCACGCGGTGGCCGTTCCAGGAACAGGTGGTCGCCGCCGAGGTGATGGTGATGCCGCGCTCCTGCTCCTGGACCATCCAGTCCATGGTCGCGGTCCCCTCGTCCACCTCGCCGATCCGGTAGGTCTTCCCCGAGAAGAAGAGGATCCTCTCCGTCACGGTGGTCTTGCCGGCGTCGATGTGCGCCATGATCCCTATGTTCCTGACCCTTTCAAGGGGCGTCTCAGATCCCATACAGTTCCGATCCCCCGCGGCTGCCGCGCCGCCGAAAACGTGCACCACGGCACACGGGGGCATATGTGTCCCTTCCCGCTACCAGCGGTAGTGCGCGAACGCCTTGTTCGCCTCCGCCATCTTGTGCGTGTCCTCGCGCTTCTTGACCGCGGCCCCTTCGCCCTTGTAGGCGTCGAGGATCTCCGCGGCGAGCCGTTCCTGCATCGGCTTCCCCTTGCGGGCCCGGGAAAAACCGATGATCCAGCGGAGCGCCAGGGCGAGCTGGCGGTCCGAGCGCACCTCCACCGGGACCTGGTACGTCGCGCCGCCGACCCTCCTGGACTTCACCTCGAGAAACGGCTTCACCCGGTCGACCGCCTTCTCCACGACCTTGAGCGGCGGGAGCTCCTGCACGCGCTGGCCGATCAGGTCGAGGGTCGAGTAGAAGATCCCCTCCGCGATGCTCTTCTTCCCGTCCCGCATCAGGCTGGTGATGAACCTGGCGACCAGCGGGCTCCCGAACTTCACATCCGTCAGCATCCTCTTCTTGATGACCCTGCGCCGTCTCGACATTGTTCCCTCTGTTCTTCCGTGTCCCTTCTTCTTATGGCGTGCCGCGTGCGGCTTACTTGGGCGTCTTCGCCCCGTACTTGGATCGGCTGCGCTTGCGCCCCTCGACGCCGCTCGTGTCCAGGGTGCCGCGGATGATATGGTAGCGCACCCCGGGCAGATCCTTGACCCGTCCGCCGCGCAGCATCACGATCGAGTGCTCCTGGAGGTTGTGCCCCTCGCCTGGGATGTAGGCGGTTACCTCGATCCCGTTCGTGAGGCGCACCCGGGCGACCTTCCGCAGCGCCGAGTTCGGCTTCTTCGGCGTCATCGTCTTCACCAGGAGGCAGACCCCCCTGCGCTGGGGGCAGCGCATCAAGGCGGGCGACTTCGTCCGGTTTCTCGGTTTCCGTCTCCCCTTCCTCACCAGCTGGTTGATCGTCGGCATATTCGATGCTCCTCGCGTTGTGGTCCGTTCGTGCGCCTACGGCTTCGTCTCTTTCTTCGCCGGCTCCTCGTCGCTCCCGGAGGCTTTCTTTTTCTGCTTCTCCGCCTCCCGGTGCTTCCCGATCAAGGCGTCGAGGTCGAGGGCGGGTTTGGCGGGCTTGGCCTCGACCTCCGGGAGCTCCAGCGCCTTGGCGGGCTTGATCTCCACCAGCGGGATCACGTCGATCTCGCGGTTCTTCGCGAAGCCGCTCCCCGCGGGGATCAGGTGCCCCATGATGACGTTCTCCTTGAACCCGTTGAGCACGTCGGCGCGCCCCTTGGCGGCGGCGTCGGTGAGGACCCGCGTGGTCTCCTGGAACGAGGCCGCGGAGATGAAGCTCTCGGTGCCGAGGGAGGCCTTGGTGATGCCCAGGAGGATCGGCTGGGCGTCCGCGGCCTTCTTCCCGGCCTTCAAAAGCTGCTCGTTCGCCCGGTCGAACAGGTACTTCTCGACATGCTCCCCGAAGAGGAACTCGCTGTCGCCGGGGTCGGAGATTCGGACCTTCTTGAGCATCTGCCGGATGATGACCTCGATATGCTTGTCGTTGATCTCGACCCCCTGGAGCCGGTAGACCTCCTGCACCTCGTCCACCAGGTACTTCTGAAGCTCCTTCGGGCCGCAGACCTGCAGCAGCTCCTGCGGCGCGATCGGCCCCTCGGTCAAACGGTCCCCTTTCCTGACCCGGTCCCCGCGGTAGACGACGAGGTGCTTGGCGTACGGGATCAGGTGCTCCTCCTCGACCTCGGTGACCTCGTTCCTGACGACGAGCGTGCGGCGCCCCTTGGTGGTGCTCCGGAACTCCACGACGCCGTCGATCTTGGCGATCTCGGCGGCCTCCTTCGGCCTGCGCGCCTCGAACAGCTCGGCGACACGGGGGAGGCCCCCGGTGATGTCCTTGGTCTTGCTCCGCTTGCGGGGGCTCCTCGCCAGCAGGCTGCCGACGGTGACGAACTCCTTCTCCTCGACCATGATGTGCGCGCCGGTGGGGAGCGGGTAGTAGCCGAGCGCCTCCTTGCCGTCGCGGCTCGTGATCACGATCTGCGGATGCTTGTCCTCCTTGTGGTCGATGATGACGAATTCGGTGAGGCCGGTGCCCCGGTCCGTCTCCGTCTTCATCGTCACGTCCTCGACGATGTCGATGAACTCGACGAGGCCGTCCTTCTCGGTCAGGATCGGGGTGCTGTACGGGTCCCACTTGGCGACGAGCTCGCCCTTCTTGGCGAGCTCCCCCTCGTTCTTGCTCAAAATCGCGCCGTACGGGAGGTCGTTGTTCTCCACCTCGGGCCCGGCCTGCACCTGGCCCCGCGCATCCTTGATGACGGCGTGGATCGCGAGGGTACCGTTCTTGGAGACCACGATGCGCGTCCCGTCCTTGTCGCAGAGGATCTTCACATTGCGGAATTTGATGATCCCGTCGCCCTTCGGCCGGATCTCCTGCTTCATCCGGTGGACGGCGGTGCCGCCGATGTGGAAGGTGCGCATCGTGAGCTGCGTCCCGGGCTCGCCGATCGACTGCGCGGCGATGATCCCGACCGCCGTGCCGAGCGCCACCTGCCTGCCGTTGGAGAGGTCGTGGCCGTAGCATTTGGCGCAGATGCCGCGGGTGGTCTCACAGGTGAGGACGGAGCGTATCTTCAGCGTCTCGATCCCCATCGTCTCGATGCGCTCCGCGAGCGCCTCCGTGATCGGCTCGTTGGCCTTGACCACCACCTCCTTCGAGACCGGCTCGACGATATCCTCGAGGCTGGTGCGCCCCACGATCCGCTCCCGGAGGGAGACCACGACGTCCTCGCCCTCGTGGATCGCGCTGATGGAGATGCCGTTCAGGGTGCCGCAGTCGTCCTCGATGACGATCACGTCCTGCGCCACGTCCACGAGGCGCCGGGTGAGGTAGCCGGAGTCGGCGGTCTTGAGGGCCGTGTCGGCGAGCCCCTTGCGGGCGCCGTGCGTGGAGATGAAGTATTCGAGGACGCTCAGTCCCTCGCGGAAGTTGGAGCGGATCGGCTGCTCGATGATGACCCCCGACGGCTTCGCCATCAGACCGCGCATCCCGGCGAGCTGCCTGATCTGCTGCCTCGACCCGCGCGCGCCGGAGTCGACCATCATGAAGATCGGGTTGGGGCTCGCCGCGACCCCGCGGGCATCGAGGCCGGGCGCCTTCAGCTGGCTGAACAGCACCTCGGAGAGCTCGTCGGTCGTGTGGGTCCAGATGTCGAGGATCATGTTGTAGCGCTCGCCCGGCGTGATGCTCCCGCTCCGGTACTGCTTCTCGACCTCCTGGATCCTCCGGTTCGCCGCGGCGAGGAGCTTCTCCTTCTCCGCGGGGATGAGCATGTCGTCGCTCGAGATCGAGATCCCCGCCCGCGTCGCCTCGCGGAAACCGAGATCCTTCATCCGGTCGAGGATCTCCACCGTCCGCTCCTTGCCGACGGCGCGGTAGCAGTCCATCACCACCTCGGCGAGCGCCTTCTTGTTCAGCTCCCGGTTGATGAACCAGCTGCCCTCGTCGCTCTTCGTGCGGATCAACGACCGGAACTCCTCGTCGCGGGGGAGTATCTCGTTGAACATCACCCTCCCCGTCGTCGTCTCGATCATCTCGCCGTCGATCCTGACCCTGACCTTCTCGTGGATCGTGATCGCGCCGGAGTCGTAGGCGAGCAGCAGCTCGTCGGTGTCGGAGAAGGTGAACCGCGGGGCCGCGGCGCCCGCGATCTCCTTCGTGACGTAGTAGCAGCCCAGCGCGATATCCTGCGTCGGGGTGTCGATCGGCTTCCCGCTCGAGGGGGAGAAGATGTTGTGCGGGGCGAGCATCAGGAGCTTGGCCTCGAGCTGCGCCTCGTGGGAGAGCGGGATGTGGACCGCCATCTGGTCGCCGTCGAAGTCGGCGTTGAACGCCGAACAGACCAGCGGGTGGATCCGGATCGCCTTCCCCTCGATCAAGACCGGCTCGAACGCCTGGATGCCGAGCCGGTGGAGCGTGGGGGCGCGGTTGAGCAGCACC
This genomic interval from Chlamydiota bacterium contains the following:
- a CDS encoding elongation factor Tu codes for the protein MGKDKFERTKPHVNVGTIGHVDHGKTTLTA
- the fusA gene encoding elongation factor G; the encoded protein is MGSETPLERVRNIGIMAHIDAGKTTVTERILFFSGKTYRIGEVDEGTATMDWMVQEQERGITITSAATTCSWNGHRVNVIDTPGHVDFTVEVERSLRVLDGAIAVFCGVEGVEPQSETVWRQANRYGVPRLAFVNKLDRVGSNFDWAVARMRERLAANAVPVQMPVGHEAEFRGVVDLVRMRAYIFPDGEDLSFREEAIPEPLLERAQKARDRMLETIASEDERFFEIYLAGKGFPEDEVRAALRRTVLRNRIVPVLCGTALKSKGVQQLLDAVVDYLPSPLDARPVEGVNPKNNEPAVRHADPAGPLCALAFKVVSDGFVGKLVYLRIYSGVLRRGAQAWNAAVMKRERVGRLLLMHANRREEVDEASAGEIIAAVGLGRTVTGQTLCDERHPIVLESMHFPEPVISMAIEPRTKADREKLGESLRRLAEEDPTFRTKTNEETGQLIISGMGELHLDIIKDRMLREFKVEAKVGKPEVAYRETITKACAGEGRFVRQTGGHGQYGHIILEAGPGGKGTGVVVESEIKGGAVPREYVRAATEGIMESCTSGPLGGYSMVDLKVVIKDGSYHEVDSSDMAFKIAGAMALKDALRRGAPVLLEPIMDVEVTTPAEFLGDVIGDLNARRGKIHEMESRPEAHIVRAFVPLAEMFGYATAIRSVTRGRASYSMEPSCFEKVPKQKEEQLLDWTKKA
- the rpsG gene encoding 30S ribosomal protein S7 — encoded protein: MSRRRRVIKKRMLTDVKFGSPLVARFITSLMRDGKKSIAEGIFYSTLDLIGQRVQELPPLKVVEKAVDRVKPFLEVKSRRVGGATYQVPVEVRSDRQLALALRWIIGFSRARKGKPMQERLAAEILDAYKGEGAAVKKREDTHKMAEANKAFAHYRW
- a CDS encoding 30S ribosomal protein S12, yielding MPTINQLVRKGRRKPRNRTKSPALMRCPQRRGVCLLVKTMTPKKPNSALRKVARVRLTNGIEVTAYIPGEGHNLQEHSIVMLRGGRVKDLPGVRYHIIRGTLDTSGVEGRKRSRSKYGAKTPK
- the rpoC gene encoding DNA-directed RNA polymerase subunit beta' is translated as MTDQRTAKAFLGLESSEHTFDRVTIRIASPEVIRSWSKGEVKNPETINYRTFKPEKGGLFCERIFGPTRDWECSCGKYKRIKHKGIVCDRCGVEVTQSKVRRERMGHIDLAVPVSHIWFFKTQPSRIGNILDLSSSELERVLYYEDYIVTSPGDTDLPKKKLLSEEEYQKALKEFGRRFKAGMGAEAIRELLRSEDLDALSLDLRLRMEKTSSKQTKKKLSKRLQIVEGFRKSGSKPEWMVINVVPVIPPDLRPLVPLEGGRFATSDLNDLYRRVINRNNRLKAILELKTPEVIIRNEKRMLQEAVDALFDNGRHGRPIVGAGNRPLKSLSDMLKGKQGRFRQNLLGKRVDYSGRSVIVVGPELKLNQCGLPKKMALELFEPFIIRELKNRSLVHTIRSAKKMIEKEMPEVWDILEQVTKGHPVLLNRAPTLHRLGIQAFEPVLIEGKAIRIHPLVCSAFNADFDGDQMAVHIPLSHEAQLEAKLLMLAPHNIFSPSSGKPIDTPTQDIALGCYYVTKEIAGAAAPRFTFSDTDELLLAYDSGAITIHEKVRVRIDGEMIETTTGRVMFNEILPRDEEFRSLIRTKSDEGSWFINRELNKKALAEVVMDCYRAVGKERTVEILDRMKDLGFREATRAGISISSDDMLIPAEKEKLLAAANRRIQEVEKQYRSGSITPGERYNMILDIWTHTTDELSEVLFSQLKAPGLDARGVAASPNPIFMMVDSGARGSRQQIRQLAGMRGLMAKPSGVIIEQPIRSNFREGLSVLEYFISTHGARKGLADTALKTADSGYLTRRLVDVAQDVIVIEDDCGTLNGISISAIHEGEDVVVSLRERIVGRTSLEDIVEPVSKEVVVKANEPITEALAERIETMGIETLKIRSVLTCETTRGICAKCYGHDLSNGRQVALGTAVGIIAAQSIGEPGTQLTMRTFHIGGTAVHRMKQEIRPKGDGIIKFRNVKILCDKDGTRIVVSKNGTLAIHAVIKDARGQVQAGPEVENNDLPYGAILSKNEGELAKKGELVAKWDPYSTPILTEKDGLVEFIDIVEDVTMKTETDRGTGLTEFVIIDHKEDKHPQIVITSRDGKEALGYYPLPTGAHIMVEEKEFVTVGSLLARSPRKRSKTKDITGGLPRVAELFEARRPKEAAEIAKIDGVVEFRSTTKGRRTLVVRNEVTEVEEEHLIPYAKHLVVYRGDRVRKGDRLTEGPIAPQELLQVCGPKELQKYLVDEVQEVYRLQGVEINDKHIEVIIRQMLKKVRISDPGDSEFLFGEHVEKYLFDRANEQLLKAGKKAADAQPILLGITKASLGTESFISAASFQETTRVLTDAAAKGRADVLNGFKENVIMGHLIPAGSGFAKNREIDVIPLVEIKPAKALELPEVEAKPAKPALDLDALIGKHREAEKQKKKASGSDEEPAKKETKP